Proteins found in one Maridesulfovibrio sp. genomic segment:
- a CDS encoding hydrogenase small subunit, translating into MKFSVGLGKVGAEERLEQNGVSRRDFMKFCATTAAVMGMGPAFAPTVAEALTQKRRPSVVYLHAAECTGCSEAVLRTVSPYIDALILDTISLDYHETIMAAAGHAAEEALHQAVNSPEGYICVVEGGIPTADGGAWGKVGGKTMLEIVEEIVPHAKATICIGTCACYGGVQAAAPNPSKTKGVSAALGGVTTVNLPGCPTNPFNFVGTVVHYLTKGIPELDDVGRPNLFYGESVHDNCPRLKHFDNDEFAPSFSSEEAKKGYCLYELGCKGPDTYNNCPKVKFNQTNWPVEAGHPCIGCSEPDFWDEMSPFYEQS; encoded by the coding sequence ATGAAATTCTCTGTGGGACTCGGAAAAGTTGGAGCGGAAGAACGCCTGGAGCAGAATGGCGTTTCCCGCCGCGATTTCATGAAGTTCTGCGCAACAACTGCCGCTGTAATGGGAATGGGACCTGCTTTTGCGCCAACTGTAGCTGAAGCCCTAACCCAAAAAAGGCGTCCTTCTGTTGTTTATCTGCATGCAGCTGAATGTACCGGCTGTTCAGAGGCTGTTCTTCGTACTGTTTCGCCGTATATTGATGCGCTAATTCTCGACACAATTTCCCTCGACTACCATGAAACCATCATGGCTGCCGCAGGACATGCTGCCGAAGAAGCATTACATCAGGCTGTCAATTCACCAGAAGGTTATATCTGTGTAGTTGAAGGCGGTATACCCACTGCAGATGGTGGAGCTTGGGGTAAAGTGGGCGGTAAGACCATGCTGGAAATCGTGGAAGAAATCGTACCGCACGCTAAAGCTACTATCTGTATCGGAACCTGTGCCTGTTACGGTGGTGTTCAGGCTGCTGCGCCGAACCCGTCTAAGACAAAAGGTGTTTCCGCTGCTCTTGGTGGCGTGACTACTGTAAATCTGCCCGGTTGCCCGACCAACCCGTTCAACTTCGTAGGTACCGTTGTTCATTACCTGACCAAAGGTATCCCCGAGCTTGATGATGTTGGCCGCCCGAATCTCTTTTATGGTGAGTCTGTGCATGATAACTGTCCGAGACTTAAACATTTTGATAATGATGAATTTGCACCTTCCTTCTCATCCGAAGAAGCCAAGAAAGGTTACTGCCTGTATGAGCTGGGATGTAAGGGACCGGACACCTACAATAACTGTCCGAAAGTCAAGTTTAATCAGACCAACTGGCCTGTTGAGGCTGGTCACCCATGTATCGGTTGTAGTGAGCCCGATTTCTGGGATGAAATGAGCCCGTTTTACGAGCAGAGCTAG
- a CDS encoding nickel-dependent hydrogenase large subunit codes for MSGCKAKTGPAVMATPFDKKYTGPVIVDPLTRIEGHLKIEVEVENGKVSNVWSSSQLFRGLEIILKGRDPRDAQHFTQRSCGVCTYTHALASTRCVDNAVGVDKNLPENARLIRNLVLGAQYLHDHIVHFYHLHALDWVDVVASLQADPVKAAKIANSQSSRVTKAEDLKAVQEKLKKFVDSGQLGIFTNAYFLGGHDAYYLRPEENLIATAHYLEGLHLQVKAARAMAVFGAKNPHTQFTIVGGVTCYDSLTPKRIQEFKDLYNETMAFVNECYIPDLLMVASYYKDWAGIGGTTNFLTFGEFPDVEADIHSRFLEQGVIMNRDLSNIMDFNPESIKEDISHSWYDGDSSLHPYDGETEPKYTNYEDRDRYSWMKAPRYKGESMEVGPLAQMLVSYARGNKNVVPVVNHVLSTLGVGPEALFSTLGRTAARGIETVVAGTKMAEWVNNLEDNVASGNTDLAVEWEMPDEAEGVGFVGAPRGALSHWIKIKGGKIENFQLVVPSTWNLGPRCNQNKMSAVEEALMGTPIADAKRPVEILRTVHSYDPCIACGVHVIDAHTNEVHKFKIL; via the coding sequence ATGTCTGGTTGCAAGGCTAAAACGGGCCCCGCTGTAATGGCGACCCCTTTTGATAAAAAATACACCGGTCCGGTGATTGTCGACCCGCTTACCAGGATTGAGGGTCACCTCAAGATTGAAGTTGAGGTCGAAAACGGTAAAGTAAGTAATGTTTGGAGTAGCTCCCAGCTTTTCCGCGGTCTTGAAATTATTCTTAAAGGCCGTGACCCGCGTGATGCACAGCACTTCACCCAGCGTTCCTGTGGTGTTTGTACTTACACTCATGCGCTGGCTTCCACACGTTGCGTAGATAACGCTGTCGGCGTTGATAAAAATCTGCCCGAAAATGCACGTCTTATTCGTAACCTCGTGCTTGGTGCTCAGTATCTGCATGACCATATTGTGCATTTCTATCATCTGCATGCTCTTGACTGGGTTGACGTAGTAGCTTCTCTTCAGGCTGATCCCGTTAAGGCGGCTAAGATCGCTAACAGTCAGTCTTCCCGCGTTACCAAAGCAGAAGATCTTAAAGCTGTTCAGGAAAAACTTAAAAAGTTTGTTGATTCCGGTCAGCTTGGTATCTTCACCAATGCTTACTTCCTCGGTGGACATGATGCATACTACCTGCGCCCCGAAGAAAACCTTATTGCCACCGCTCACTATCTTGAAGGTCTGCATCTTCAGGTTAAGGCAGCACGCGCAATGGCTGTTTTCGGCGCTAAAAACCCGCACACTCAGTTCACCATCGTTGGTGGTGTAACCTGTTACGACTCCTTGACTCCTAAACGTATTCAGGAATTCAAGGATCTTTATAACGAAACAATGGCATTTGTTAACGAATGCTACATTCCTGACCTGCTGATGGTTGCTTCCTACTATAAGGACTGGGCTGGAATCGGTGGTACCACCAACTTCCTGACCTTTGGTGAATTCCCCGATGTTGAAGCAGACATTCACAGCCGCTTCCTCGAGCAGGGTGTCATCATGAATCGCGATCTCAGCAACATCATGGATTTCAACCCTGAGTCAATCAAGGAAGACATCAGCCATAGCTGGTATGACGGTGACTCTTCACTGCATCCTTATGATGGTGAAACTGAGCCTAAATACACCAACTATGAAGACCGTGATCGCTATTCATGGATGAAAGCCCCCCGTTACAAAGGGGAATCCATGGAAGTTGGTCCGCTGGCACAGATGCTGGTTTCTTATGCTCGCGGCAACAAGAATGTTGTTCCTGTTGTTAATCATGTCCTTTCCACTCTCGGTGTTGGACCTGAAGCACTGTTCTCCACTCTTGGTAGAACTGCTGCCCGCGGTATCGAAACTGTTGTTGCCGGTACTAAGATGGCCGAATGGGTTAACAACCTTGAAGACAATGTTGCTTCCGGTAACACTGATCTCGCGGTTGAATGGGAAATGCCCGATGAAGCTGAAGGTGTCGGATTTGTTGGCGCACCTCGCGGAGCTCTCTCCCATTGGATCAAGATCAAGGGCGGCAAGATCGAAAACTTCCAGTTGGTTGTACCTTCTACCTGGAACCTCGGCCCCCGCTGTAATCAGAACAAAATGTCCGCAGTTGAGGAAGCCCTCATGGGTACTCCTATCGCAGATGCCAAGCGTCCTGTCGAAATCCTGCGTACTGTTCATTCCTATGATCCTTGTATCGCTTGCGGCGTACACGTCATCGACGCTCATACCAACGAAGTTCACAAATTCAAGATCCTCTAA
- a CDS encoding HyaD/HybD family hydrogenase maturation endopeptidase, producing MTEKKILVLGVGNILFTDEGIGVKVVNELMTQYSFSDNVEVMDGGTLGTKLMGPMMECDFLIVVDAVLGNDEPGSVYRLTGEDLRRSLAFKDSMHQTDLLDTMVLCDLCDRRPECVVIGVEPKDYQTMHDEVSDVTLERLPFMMEKVLEEVSAAGGSYEKMA from the coding sequence ATGACAGAGAAAAAAATTTTAGTTCTTGGCGTGGGAAATATACTTTTTACTGATGAAGGCATCGGCGTGAAGGTAGTTAATGAACTGATGACCCAGTACTCATTTTCCGACAACGTGGAAGTTATGGACGGCGGGACGCTTGGCACCAAGCTGATGGGGCCCATGATGGAATGCGATTTTCTTATAGTGGTTGATGCTGTTCTGGGTAATGACGAACCCGGTTCCGTTTACCGCTTGACAGGAGAGGATTTGCGTAGGAGTCTTGCTTTCAAAGATTCAATGCATCAGACCGATCTGCTCGATACAATGGTCCTGTGCGATTTGTGTGACAGACGTCCTGAGTGTGTGGTAATCGGTGTAGAACCAAAAGATTATCAGACCATGCATGACGAAGTTTCCGATGTGACGCTGGAGCGACTTCCTTTCATGATGGAAAAGGTGCTTGAGGAAGTTTCCGCAGCTGGCGGCAGTTATGAAAAGATGGCCTAG
- a CDS encoding HypC/HybG/HupF family hydrogenase formation chaperone — protein MCLAIPVQIKSIENQVAKCKVGEGETYLDASLMLLDGEVEIDDYLIVHAGFALRKLDPKEAEETLKILRDMVELTEAERNKACSV, from the coding sequence ATGTGTTTAGCTATTCCTGTTCAGATTAAGTCCATTGAAAATCAAGTAGCCAAATGTAAAGTGGGTGAAGGTGAAACCTACCTTGACGCTTCCCTTATGCTTTTGGACGGTGAAGTTGAGATAGATGATTATCTGATTGTTCATGCCGGTTTCGCTCTGCGTAAACTTGATCCTAAAGAAGCGGAAGAAACTCTCAAAATTTTGCGCGATATGGTTGAATTGACCGAAGCTGAAAGGAATAAGGCTTGTAGCGTGTAG
- a CDS encoding M20/M25/M40 family metallo-hydrolase, translated as MINKERILNLFFELVRIDSPSLQEKEVAVCLHKKMEERGYTVTEDKAGELSGGNTGNLIVHVPATGEGTPIAFSAHMDCVHPCHGVEPIVEGDLVRSKGDTVLGGDDKAGIAMAIEALNHLEDESIPHPDVYFVFSICEESGMHGAKNIDTSLLPAKDIIILDSGGKVGSIVVAAPAKAGIMMNFIGKSAHAGIAPEEGVSAIQIAAEAVSKMNLLRIDESTTANLGHIEGGSVTNIVADSVSLTAEARSLHDEVLNKQLEHMESCCADAVKKIGGSYKFEYEISYPALHVPEDSTVLAKVEQACINIGLDPERGPTGGGSDANVLYGKGYNAVTLGIGMSKVHTTDEFIKMESLTRGAELVAEIMKS; from the coding sequence ATGATAAACAAAGAGCGAATCCTTAATCTTTTTTTTGAACTTGTACGTATCGACAGTCCTTCCTTGCAGGAAAAGGAAGTCGCGGTTTGTCTGCATAAAAAAATGGAAGAAAGAGGGTATACGGTTACAGAAGATAAAGCCGGTGAACTTAGCGGTGGGAATACTGGAAATCTGATTGTCCATGTCCCGGCAACCGGTGAAGGTACTCCGATTGCTTTTTCCGCACATATGGATTGCGTCCATCCATGCCACGGCGTTGAACCGATTGTGGAAGGTGATCTGGTCCGCAGTAAAGGTGATACAGTTCTTGGCGGTGATGATAAAGCCGGGATTGCTATGGCAATCGAAGCCCTGAATCATCTTGAAGATGAATCCATCCCTCATCCTGATGTATATTTTGTTTTTTCCATCTGTGAGGAATCCGGTATGCATGGAGCCAAAAATATTGATACCAGCCTGCTTCCGGCAAAGGACATCATTATACTTGATTCCGGCGGAAAGGTGGGAAGCATCGTTGTCGCAGCACCGGCCAAGGCCGGTATCATGATGAATTTCATCGGTAAATCCGCCCATGCCGGCATTGCCCCGGAAGAAGGCGTAAGCGCAATCCAGATAGCGGCGGAAGCTGTATCGAAAATGAATCTGTTGCGAATAGATGAAAGTACCACCGCGAATCTGGGCCACATTGAAGGCGGCAGCGTGACCAATATTGTAGCTGACTCGGTTTCCCTTACAGCTGAAGCCCGTTCCTTACATGATGAAGTTCTGAATAAACAGTTGGAACATATGGAATCCTGCTGCGCTGATGCCGTTAAGAAAATAGGCGGTAGCTATAAGTTTGAATATGAGATTTCATACCCCGCACTTCATGTGCCTGAGGATAGTACAGTTCTGGCAAAAGTGGAGCAGGCGTGTATTAATATCGGATTAGATCCGGAGAGAGGCCCTACCGGTGGTGGCAGTGATGCGAATGTTCTTTATGGAAAAGGATATAACGCGGTAACTCTCGGCATTGGTATGAGTAAGGTCCATACGACAGATGAGTTTATCAAAATGGAGAGCCTCACCCGGGGCGCTGAATTGGTGGCCGAAATTATGAAAAGCTAG
- the tsaA gene encoding tRNA (N6-threonylcarbamoyladenosine(37)-N6)-methyltransferase TrmO, which yields MPLPEKDAIIFHPIGYIRSPFKTVEGMPIQPSGAKDAVGKIELHGALEEGLKDLEGFSHIILLYHFHKNEGYKLTVKPFMDTVERGLFSTRAPRRPNMIGKSTVELLSIEGNILNIKGVDVLDGTPLIDIKPYVSKFDAVPATRFGWLETNAEKSATLKSDERFAED from the coding sequence ATGCCGTTACCTGAAAAAGATGCCATAATTTTTCATCCAATCGGATACATCCGTTCACCTTTTAAAACAGTTGAAGGAATGCCTATTCAGCCATCTGGAGCCAAGGATGCTGTAGGTAAAATTGAGCTTCATGGCGCCCTTGAGGAAGGTCTAAAGGATCTTGAGGGATTTTCACATATTATTCTGCTGTACCATTTTCATAAAAATGAAGGGTACAAGTTAACCGTTAAACCGTTTATGGATACGGTGGAACGGGGGCTTTTCTCTACACGCGCACCGCGCAGGCCGAATATGATCGGTAAATCCACTGTTGAACTGCTCAGTATTGAGGGCAATATCCTAAATATCAAGGGCGTTGATGTTCTTGATGGAACTCCGCTGATAGACATCAAGCCTTACGTTTCAAAGTTTGATGCCGTGCCGGCTACCCGTTTCGGGTGGCTCGAAACCAATGCAGAGAAATCGGCTACTTTGAAATCAGATGAGAGGTTTGCCGAAGATTGA
- a CDS encoding cytochrome c3 family protein has translation MKKLLIACLCMMGIVFVAIGAGAQEDWTAPKDDLVINYIKGNSPKDHGVVFNHSSHESYECVDCHHKTKKTGEPTSCADCHNNFEPVPVKGYKSYFKAMHYKRKNLKRASCLGCHVKEFGNDKEMTGCVNSACHPEGIK, from the coding sequence ATGAAAAAATTATTGATCGCATGCCTGTGTATGATGGGCATTGTGTTCGTTGCCATCGGCGCAGGAGCACAGGAAGATTGGACAGCCCCGAAAGATGATCTGGTCATCAATTACATCAAAGGTAATAGTCCTAAAGACCACGGTGTAGTCTTCAACCATTCAAGTCATGAAAGTTATGAATGCGTTGACTGCCACCATAAAACAAAAAAGACAGGTGAACCGACCAGTTGCGCCGATTGCCATAACAACTTTGAACCGGTTCCGGTAAAAGGTTATAAATCCTACTTCAAGGCCATGCATTACAAGCGCAAGAATCTTAAGCGCGCTTCATGCCTCGGATGCCATGTAAAGGAATTCGGCAACGATAAAGAAATGACCGGCTGCGTTAATTCCGCCTGTCATCCTGAGGGAATCAAATAG
- a CDS encoding 4Fe-4S dicluster domain-containing protein, which translates to MSGKSFFVDLSLCTACRGCQVACKQWKKLPAEKTRNVGSHQNPQDLSSKTIRLVRFNEAFDENGKFRWLFFPEQCRHCLEPPCKYIANMYAPGAVVQDEKTGAVVMTDKAVLPKGKIESWEMCPYNVPRQDPETGLFSKCDMCIDRVEMGMLPACVQSCPTGTMNFGDRADMLKLANERLAELKKTNPNAYLADPEDVRVIYLCETKPENYHDNLLASSEQRKTMMAGVSPSKTSRRGFLTALKKKA; encoded by the coding sequence ATGTCCGGTAAAAGCTTCTTTGTAGATCTCTCCCTTTGTACCGCTTGCCGTGGCTGTCAGGTTGCCTGCAAACAATGGAAGAAACTACCTGCGGAAAAAACCCGCAATGTAGGTTCACATCAGAATCCGCAGGACCTGTCATCCAAGACCATCCGTTTGGTGCGTTTCAACGAGGCCTTTGATGAAAACGGTAAATTCCGCTGGCTTTTCTTCCCGGAACAGTGCCGTCACTGCCTTGAGCCTCCGTGCAAGTACATTGCGAACATGTATGCCCCCGGAGCTGTCGTTCAAGATGAAAAGACCGGAGCCGTAGTCATGACGGACAAAGCTGTTTTGCCGAAAGGTAAGATTGAAAGCTGGGAAATGTGTCCGTATAACGTTCCACGTCAGGACCCGGAAACAGGGCTCTTCTCTAAATGCGACATGTGTATTGACCGTGTGGAAATGGGGATGCTCCCTGCCTGCGTGCAGAGCTGTCCCACCGGAACAATGAACTTCGGTGACCGTGCGGACATGCTTAAACTCGCCAACGAAAGGCTTGCGGAACTTAAAAAGACCAATCCCAATGCCTACCTCGCCGATCCCGAGGATGTGCGGGTTATCTACCTCTGCGAAACCAAGCCGGAAAACTATCACGACAACCTTCTGGCTTCATCCGAGCAGCGCAAAACAATGATGGCCGGCGTCAGCCCGTCTAAAACTTCAAGACGCGGTTTCCTCACCGCTCTTAAAAAGAAAGCCTAA
- the fdnG gene encoding formate dehydrogenase-N subunit alpha codes for MNINRRDFVKLTTAAAAGFAAVPVFGGLGKAFANTAEERAKQLSPKWTKQTTSVCAFCSVGCGLLVNTDLKTKRAVNVEGDPDHPINEGALCAKGAATIQMSENPNRVGKFLYRAPYAEEWEEKDWDFCKKRIAKLIKKSRDESFEKKNAKGQVVNRTMGIASLGSAALDNEECYAMHSFMRSLGLVYVEHQARIUHSATVAALVESFGRGAMTNHWNDLQNSDCILIMGSNAAENHPISFKWAVKAQKRGGKIIHVDPRFTRTSARSDAYIALRSGTDIAVLGGMINYIIKNKRYFHKYMVDYTNASFIVGKDFDFKDGLFSGFDHKNNSYDKSQWAFELDDKGIPKQDKSLQNPNCVFQILKKHYARYTKEKVSSISGVSVKDLDLLYDTYTATGKPDKAGTIMYAMGWTQHSVGVQNIRAMAMIQLMLGNIGVAGGGVNALRGECNVQGSTDYALLYHILPGYLKTPLAGQDTLEKYNNTYTPKSNDPESANWWQHYPKYSASLIKAMYSEDTPEQGYQYLPRLDNHRADQYSWIPLIDRMHKGKFTGGLIWGMNPACSSSDSFKTRAAISKLDWMVNVNLFPCETSDFWKGPGMDPKKVKTETFFIPCASSIEKEGSVSNSGRWMQWRYKGPEAFENVMTDGHYFHEIWEELKALYEKEGGVYPEPITHLSFENMCEENEHGHLEFSAQKTAKLCNGWFTRDVEVKGKKFKKGQQVPSFAYLQADGSTTSGNWLYCNSVTDEGNKSERHDATQTKEQANIGLFPNWTWCWPVNRRILYNRASVDEKGQPWAPQKAVIKWNGSKWIGDVPDGGWKPGTRHPFIMRKHGYGQLFGPGRADGPLPEYYEPLECPVDKHPFSKTLHNPTAVQILGEEKAVCDPRYPFVGTTYRITEHWQTGSMTRWQSWLVEAEPQMFVEISPELAKLRGIENGEKVTVESVRGSLWAIAMVTKRIQPYNINGTDVHMVGMPWHYGWVTPTNGGDSANIVTPNVGDPNTGIPEYKAFMVNIRKWKEGDN; via the coding sequence ATGAACATTAATCGTAGAGATTTTGTAAAGCTGACGACGGCGGCAGCTGCGGGGTTTGCCGCTGTTCCAGTGTTCGGCGGGCTTGGGAAGGCCTTTGCGAACACAGCTGAGGAACGGGCGAAACAGCTCAGCCCCAAATGGACCAAGCAAACAACATCGGTCTGTGCTTTTTGCTCGGTCGGTTGCGGACTTTTAGTCAACACTGATCTTAAGACCAAACGTGCGGTTAACGTGGAAGGTGATCCCGACCACCCCATCAACGAAGGTGCCCTTTGTGCCAAGGGGGCGGCAACCATCCAGATGTCTGAAAACCCGAATCGAGTCGGTAAATTTCTGTACCGTGCTCCCTACGCTGAAGAATGGGAAGAAAAGGATTGGGATTTCTGCAAGAAACGCATTGCGAAGCTGATCAAAAAATCTCGCGATGAAAGCTTTGAAAAGAAGAATGCCAAAGGTCAGGTTGTTAACCGGACGATGGGCATAGCTTCCCTTGGTTCCGCTGCGCTGGATAACGAAGAATGTTACGCCATGCACAGCTTCATGCGTTCTCTCGGCCTGGTCTACGTTGAGCACCAGGCCCGTATCTGACACAGCGCAACTGTTGCGGCTCTGGTAGAGTCGTTCGGACGCGGTGCGATGACCAACCACTGGAATGACCTTCAGAACAGTGATTGCATTCTTATAATGGGCAGTAACGCTGCCGAAAACCATCCCATTTCCTTCAAGTGGGCTGTAAAAGCACAAAAACGCGGCGGCAAGATCATTCATGTCGACCCGCGCTTCACCCGTACTTCCGCAAGGTCTGATGCATATATCGCCCTGCGCTCAGGTACTGATATCGCTGTTCTTGGCGGCATGATTAACTACATCATCAAGAACAAGCGCTACTTCCATAAATATATGGTTGATTACACCAACGCTTCTTTTATCGTTGGTAAGGATTTTGATTTCAAAGACGGCCTTTTTTCAGGCTTCGACCACAAGAACAATTCATATGATAAATCCCAGTGGGCTTTTGAGCTGGATGACAAGGGAATTCCCAAGCAGGATAAATCACTGCAGAATCCCAATTGTGTATTCCAGATTCTGAAAAAGCATTACGCTCGCTATACTAAAGAAAAAGTATCCTCCATTTCAGGTGTTTCCGTAAAAGATCTTGACCTGCTTTACGATACCTACACTGCCACGGGAAAACCGGACAAAGCCGGAACCATCATGTACGCTATGGGCTGGACCCAGCATTCTGTTGGTGTACAGAATATCCGCGCCATGGCGATGATCCAGCTTATGCTCGGTAATATAGGTGTCGCCGGCGGCGGCGTTAATGCTCTGCGCGGTGAATGTAACGTTCAGGGTTCCACTGACTACGCCCTGCTCTACCACATTCTCCCCGGCTACCTGAAAACTCCTCTCGCCGGGCAGGATACTCTTGAGAAATATAACAACACCTACACTCCTAAGAGTAACGACCCGGAATCAGCCAACTGGTGGCAGCACTATCCCAAGTACTCTGCCAGTCTGATCAAGGCCATGTACTCTGAAGACACACCGGAACAAGGCTATCAGTATCTGCCGCGCCTCGATAATCATAGAGCCGACCAGTATTCATGGATTCCGCTTATCGACCGCATGCACAAAGGCAAATTCACAGGCGGACTGATCTGGGGAATGAACCCGGCCTGCTCCAGTTCTGATTCATTCAAGACCAGAGCTGCCATCAGCAAGCTGGACTGGATGGTCAACGTCAACCTCTTCCCATGCGAAACCAGTGACTTTTGGAAAGGTCCGGGAATGGACCCCAAAAAGGTCAAAACTGAAACCTTCTTCATCCCCTGTGCATCATCCATTGAGAAAGAAGGTTCTGTTTCCAACTCCGGCCGCTGGATGCAGTGGCGTTATAAAGGACCTGAGGCTTTTGAAAATGTTATGACCGATGGTCACTACTTCCATGAAATATGGGAAGAACTTAAAGCTTTGTATGAAAAAGAAGGTGGTGTGTACCCTGAACCTATCACCCACCTCAGCTTTGAGAATATGTGCGAAGAAAACGAACACGGCCATCTCGAATTCAGTGCTCAAAAAACTGCTAAACTCTGCAACGGATGGTTTACCCGCGACGTGGAAGTCAAAGGTAAAAAATTCAAAAAAGGACAGCAGGTCCCGAGCTTCGCTTACCTGCAGGCAGACGGTTCCACTACCTCCGGAAACTGGCTGTACTGCAACTCCGTGACCGACGAAGGAAACAAATCCGAACGTCATGATGCCACCCAGACGAAGGAACAGGCCAATATTGGACTTTTCCCTAACTGGACATGGTGTTGGCCTGTAAACCGCCGCATCCTTTACAACCGGGCTTCGGTTGATGAAAAAGGACAGCCTTGGGCACCCCAAAAAGCGGTTATTAAGTGGAACGGATCAAAATGGATCGGCGACGTTCCCGATGGTGGCTGGAAGCCCGGCACACGCCATCCGTTCATTATGCGCAAACATGGTTATGGTCAGCTCTTCGGCCCCGGCCGCGCTGACGGTCCCCTGCCGGAATACTACGAGCCGCTCGAATGTCCGGTAGACAAACATCCCTTCTCCAAAACCCTGCACAACCCCACGGCGGTACAGATTCTGGGTGAGGAAAAGGCTGTATGTGATCCGCGCTATCCGTTCGTCGGAACTACTTACCGTATCACAGAACACTGGCAGACAGGTTCCATGACACGCTGGCAATCATGGCTGGTGGAAGCTGAACCGCAGATGTTTGTTGAAATCAGCCCCGAACTGGCTAAGCTGCGCGGCATTGAAAATGGTGAGAAAGTCACCGTGGAAAGTGTACGTGGCTCACTCTGGGCCATCGCAATGGTTACCAAGCGAATCCAACCTTACAACATTAACGGCACCGATGTTCACATGGTCGGCATGCCCTGGCATTACGGCTGGGTAACTCCGACGAACGGCGGCGACTCTGCAAACATTGTAACCCCCAATGTGGGTGACCCGAACACCGGTATCCCCGAATATAAGGCCTTCATGGTCAACATCCGTAAGTGGAAGGAGGGTGATAACTAA
- the gcvT gene encoding glycine cleavage system aminomethyltransferase GcvT, producing MTALRTTPLTEWHRENGAKLVPFAGFEMPVQYKGIIAEHKQTRESVGVFDISHMGEFKLSGKGAKDALNKLVTQNLDTLAAGKCRYGFLPNEKGGVLDDLIIYCLAEDSYMLVVNGACEEGDFNWIDAGLPDNLSFENISYETAKIDLQGPLALDVLESVFGRDFKHLKYFNFEETEFDGYNLIVSRTGYTGELGYEFYLPADKAVSLWEKLVADERVEPIGLGARDTLRLECGYPLYGQDLDTKHNPREGGYGFLLPADAYTEVKEILIPLTIEGRRAARHDDVVMLDGKEVGKVTSGSFSPTLGYSIALAYINKDDAEAEAFTIKGARKDLEAKKSELPFYKEGTARKKFD from the coding sequence TTGACTGCACTGCGCACTACCCCCCTGACTGAGTGGCACCGTGAAAACGGCGCAAAGCTAGTACCTTTTGCCGGATTTGAAATGCCCGTCCAGTATAAGGGCATCATTGCTGAACATAAGCAGACCCGCGAAAGTGTCGGAGTTTTCGACATCAGCCATATGGGTGAGTTTAAACTTAGCGGCAAGGGAGCTAAAGACGCCCTGAATAAACTGGTTACACAGAATCTGGATACCCTTGCAGCCGGTAAATGCCGCTACGGATTCCTGCCCAATGAAAAAGGCGGGGTTCTTGATGACCTGATCATTTACTGCCTTGCTGAAGATTCCTACATGCTGGTAGTCAACGGCGCCTGTGAAGAAGGTGACTTCAACTGGATTGATGCCGGACTTCCCGATAATCTCAGCTTTGAAAATATTTCATACGAAACCGCCAAAATCGACCTTCAGGGCCCTCTCGCCCTGGACGTTCTCGAGTCTGTTTTCGGTCGCGATTTCAAGCATCTTAAATACTTCAACTTTGAAGAAACCGAATTCGACGGTTACAACCTGATTGTCAGCAGAACCGGATACACCGGCGAACTGGGCTACGAATTCTACCTGCCCGCTGACAAAGCTGTTTCGCTTTGGGAAAAACTGGTTGCCGATGAAAGGGTTGAACCTATCGGACTGGGCGCACGCGATACACTGCGTCTTGAGTGCGGATACCCGCTCTATGGTCAGGACCTTGATACCAAGCACAACCCCCGTGAAGGCGGTTACGGTTTCCTGCTTCCCGCAGATGCTTACACAGAAGTTAAAGAAATCCTCATTCCTCTGACCATCGAAGGTCGCCGCGCTGCTCGTCACGATGATGTAGTAATGCTCGACGGCAAAGAAGTGGGTAAAGTAACCAGCGGTTCCTTCTCACCCACTCTGGGCTATTCCATTGCACTTGCATACATTAATAAAGATGATGCCGAAGCCGAAGCCTTCACTATCAAAGGAGCTCGCAAGGATCTTGAAGCCAAGAAAAGCGAACTGCCCTTCTATAAAGAAGGAACAGCGCGTAAAAAATTTGATTAG